ATAAAAGGCTAACGGTTCTTCTTGTACAAAATGAATGTATAGTTTATCAATCTGGCATTGAATCATCATTGTgtttcttttaaatttaGCATACAATCGTATTTGGGAATTGGAGTAATCTATCCTCAGAAACATGGAACTTTCTAATATGGAGTTCAGCGCTTTTGAACCTTCCAAAAATGACTCCAATTCTAGAgttattattgatatgTTATCATTAGTATTACTTCCTTGGATAATATATTGAGGTAGTTTTTGCTCGTTGATCATTTCAGAAGAACAAATCTTATTGCGAATTTCTAGTTGGTTCAAAGAATCGATCAACATATGGTTTATAATTCTGTTTAAAATAGTTCTTTGCAATatcataattttttgatatgtTATTGACTCCAATTTGACAGTCATCACGTTGGAATTGTCTAAATATTTGAGATTCCATTTCCCACGTTGAGAGACAATTTTACcgattcttttttccaccACACATGATGTTTTAGAGGATATTATCgataaaatcaaatacCAGTTGAGCGGCCAATGTGGTAGTCTGATAAATAGGTCCCTTTGTAATAACAAGGAAACATCACTATTAGTAGTGCTGTTACCAGCAATAGcatatttattatcttcttttttaacaACGCTTTCGCCGCCAGTATTCACTTGAGTCCTGATTGGTTTATCAATCTTAATAATCCTGCTGCATGACCATCCCGTGTTTTCAAACATGGTGGTTAAAACATGAATAATCTTGTCCAGTTTCAGCTGCTGTAGTATTCTTGCCAATTCCTCTGGACCTTCAGCTCTATTTATCTTTGACGCGTAATTTGATAATAGTGGAGTAGGATTCCTAAAATAAAACTGCCCGCTCAATAaatcaatttttaattGAATAGGCGCCATGGAAACACATGTGGTAGGGAGTTGAAATAATAGAACATCCGaattttcttcgtcttcttgGAATATATCCCTTGCCAACAGCTCCGATCTGATGATTCTAGCATGATTGAACATAATTTCATCCAAAATCCCTTCGATATTAGATACAATATTGTTATAAATTACAGGCATATTTTTGGCCCTTGATGCACTCTGGTTGTCCCATTTTAAGATAAGACTTTCTGTTGTTCTTTGAATGCCAATAGTGATCTTACCCTTACTGTCCATTTTCCCATTCAGCCAATATCTAACTGTAATTGTACTTTTTTTAGAGTCATAGTTATGGATCAAAttacttttggaaaatttacCGCCGTTGGCCAGCTTTAAAAACTCTCTATGAACCATGTATAGCTGTAATGTCAACACGTATTTGTGCAGAAAATTGTATAGGGATAATAATGGATCattacttttcaaaagaatttcaTTGATCAACTTCTCTAATCTTGGCTTATTCAAAGGAAGGTTATTTCCGTTGGAACTTGAgttttcttcattgttCTCACTATCGCCGTTAGTCGAAGTAGCTTCTGTAACTGCTGAAACAGTTTGTTCAGCTTCCGTGTTAAACAACAATTTTAAATCCACAAAAAACAGAGGGGACTGTCTATTAACAGTCGATAACTGgatttcaaattcattagGGACAGTAAAGTAGATTCTACCGTTTTTGATATGATAGCTGTTTAATGGTTTAGGAATGTTCATTAATGCAATTTTTATTGAGACAGTCAAGTTCAAATCTTTTAATCTCTGTAAAATCAATCCAATGGGAACTTTGGCCATTCCATCTACCATATCCATAGAGTTACTGACACCGCTTAATTTAAAGTTGTGTGTAGGTAGATTTGGCCTCCCAAGACTCAAAACTTCCAAAGCGGTGACCAAATCCACGTTGGGCAATTTAGCATTGGTCATAGAGTTTAGACTGCTTTTCAAAGCCCAAATACAATTGTTGACATTCATGTTAGTCGTTCTAAACCAGTTCAACAGATCGATTAGTACGTGAAAgttgttttgttttataGTACGGGTCCATTTCACAAGCACgtaaagtttcaaaaattgtGTCCTTAGGAATATAATCAGCTGTAAGAAACGTATTTTCTTTGCGGAGTTAGGCTCATTTGCCTGGGTGTGAACATTAGTTTTCATGTACTGAGCAAGTTCCTTCATTGTAAATACCGTCAAGTTCCTTATTACTAATGCCAGACTGACTTGATTAATCTCAACATGCGGCAACGCTGGCGGAGGCGCACTTGTCATAGTCGCTGCACTTGTATCTTTCGGTACCATTTCTAGAGATTCTTTTTGGGTGGCCGTAGTTTCCGGGTCGGTTGCAGAAGGGCCATGCAGTTGAGTGTTCTTAACGGGACCCTGTTGCTCTTGCCCATTCTGCTCGGACCGGTTCTTCAGTGCGTGCATCTCGTTAGAAAGTCTCTCCTCATTAGCCAGCATTTGTGGGGATCCTATCGTGGTAGTCATTGCCCAGCCAAGAAAACCCTATACTTTCCTGCCACTTTTTAACTCTTTTTCTGATGATCTTTACAACAGACCTCTACtaaacaattgaaaaattcaccGTTTTTACTTGAACCAGCGACCGTGCGATGGGACAATCGTTTAGTTAACAATAAGCGGGACAAAGTAATTAAATTTAGTGGCATCTAGAGAGAATAATTGAACGCAATGAAGAGAGCATGGTACGTTGAATTGTAGAATGTGGGGGGATAGTATGCGCGAGCTTGGTGACGCTATGGATAATGAGTTGAATGCAGTGAAGCCGGTGGTGGAAGAAGGTGGCATGGATGGTGCCAGAAAATTTATTAAGGGTAAGAGCTTTCAGAAGTCTTCTACCGAACATATGTTGATTTCGCCCGGTAGGGATGGTTCAGTGCCATTGAATGGGTTGAAATCGTCGCCGGCAGACCCGCACTTGTCTGATGTTAATTCTATCTTGGACAATCATCGTGGCGGTGGCGAGACAGCTTTGACGTCtgtaaataatattatcatGGCCACTTCGACGAATGGGGACAGTGATGGGGTTGATGGAGATGCCAAGAGGCCGTCTATTTCTAACTGTTCGTCGAGatcatcattttttgacACCGTACTGAGCACGTTTTCCCTAAAATCAAATTCACAAGATACGGTTACTAATGAAgtcaaaaatattgagGTCCAGTTTGCATCCGAGGAGgctaataaaaaattcCGCCAAATGTTCAAGCCATTAGCTCCTAATACGAGACTTATTACGGACTACTTCTGCTACTTCCACAGAGAATTCCCCTATCAGGGCAGAATCTATCTCTCCAACACACATTTATGTTTCAACTCAACCGTGTTGAACTGGATGGCAAAGTTACAGATTCCCTTGAATGAAATTAAATATTTAGATAAGGTCACCACAAATTCAAGTGCTATTTCGGTGGAAACCGTGACTAACAGGTACACTTTTTCCGGATTCATAGCGAGAGACGAGGTTTTCCAATTGATTACAAGAGTTTGGTCAAAGGAAAACTTAACCAATATCAATGACGTTTTGGAGGTTGATGAGAGGGTCtccaagaaaaagggaATATCATCGACCCCTTCTTCCATATTCAACAATGTTTCTACCAATGCATATAACGATTTCATATCGACAACCACTACTGAACCAACAAGCAGGGCTTCCTACATGAGCGAGAACGACATGCTCATCGAGGAGGCCATAAGGTCCGTGGACGATTACATGGGCACACCAAGAGCATCgccatcttcttcatcttcgtcgTCATCGTCGTCATCGTCTTTAGGCTCTTCAACAACTTATTATTGTAGGCCCGTATATAGGTTAAAGCCAAACGCACCATTTCAATATGAGGGGCCATTCCATGTACAAGAAACCATGGACTTTCCTTATAAACCTGAGGCTAATAATGAATACGTGCTTCTGGAACGTCAATTCAGCGTTCCACCCGGCCTACTTTTCATTATGATGTTCAATGAAGATAATCCAGTTTTTGAGTTaagctttttgaaaactcaAGATTCGTCCAACATCTCACACATAGGgacttttgaaaaagtcaATAAAGATGGACAACATTACAGAGAATTCCAATACACCAAACAGCTGCATTTCCCTGTGGGGCCCAAATCCACAAACTGTGAGGTAGCGGAAATTCTTTTACACTGCGACTGGGAAAGGTACATAAATGTTTTAAGTATAACAAGAACACCAAATGTTCCTAGTGGTACCAGTTTCAGCACCAGAACGAGGTACATGTTCCGATGGGATGACCAGGGGCAAGGTTGCATATTAAAAATAAGTTTTTGGGTGGACTGGAACGCATCCAGTTGGATCAAGCCAATGGTAGAGAGCAATTGTAAAAATGGACAAATTAGCGCCACTAAGGACTTGGTAAAGTTAGTCGAAGAATTTGTAGAGAAATACGTGGAATtgagcaaagaaaaagcagaTACACTCAAGCCGTTGCCCAGTGTTACATCTTTTGGATCACCTAGGAAAGTGGCAGCACCGGAGCTGACGATGGTACAGCCGGAGTCGAAACCAGAAGCTGAGGCGGAAATCTCAGAAATAGGCAGCGACAGATGGAGGTTTAACTGGGTGAACATAATAATCTTGGTGCTCTTGGTGTTAAATCTGCTGTATTTAATGAAGTTGAACAAGAAGATGGATAAGCTGACGAACCTCATGACCCACAAGGACGAAGTTGTAGCGCACGCGACTCTATTGGACATACCAGCCAAAGTACAATGGTCAAGACCAAGAAGGGGAGACGTGTTGTAACAGAGTAATCATGTAATATTGTATGTAAGGTTATGTATGTTCGTATggtatggaaaaaaaaaaaaaaaaaggatgcTATGTGGAGAATGTAAGGCGTGGTAGCTCCGGATAATTCAGTCTGTAGGCTTCATCACGGGCAGTGGCCTGACTCTGAGAGCTTGCTCCGGTATTAAGTTGTGcgtttgaaattttctggaaaaaagaaattgattGGTTGAAGCTATACTCGTCGAAAGATTTCTTCGGCAGTGGTTGTTGCTCCACCTGCACGGGAGTTGTGTTTGCGTTTATGTTCGGCTTGGCTATATTATTAGCGAGTGATGTTTGCAATTTGCTGTATTGAGAATCAATTTGGGTGCGTAAgctttcaataattttgcaGACCGCAGGCACTTCCAACTTTATGAGTTGCAGGTATTCTCTTTTATGAATATACGATGACGACGATGACGACGACGCATCCATGCGCAAAAGCTCAGGGTGTCTAGATAGTTTGTTAGTCAATAAATCCACATAtctaaaataataaataaacgACAGCGACAAGTCGTTGGCCTGGAACGCACACTGTGCCTTTTCCAATATGCCGATGCATGTTTTCAGGTAAATTCTCAATGGTATCGCCGGATTGAAGCGATAATCCTTAGCGTCCTGAACCAATTGCTTACTAGACTTCATGACCTACCGGGGCCAGATAAAGATGCGgaaggaagagaaaaaatgtATAGTGGTTGGTGAACCGCAACAATAATTCGTGCCAACACTTTAATCGAAGCAAAAATTGTCTTGTATgttattaatattatctATCTAACCATTGATTTACGTATAAAACTGTCGATGCTCATCGCCTagcaatgaaaaaattttttcttttttttttcattatttctctttgttgcgtactttttttcattgcgTTTCGCGGCAAAAGCGATTCGAGTTGACTGGAAGTGTGTTATACTATAAAAAGTGTATATGCCTATTTTTGGTTCTGATCTTTACTTTACTGTTAAGTACTGGCTGAGGCAGTAGACTCTGCCTCTGTTACGGCAGCGGTATTCGCCTCGGCATCAGCAGCCGCCCACGGTAGAGTAGGTTCTGTTGTTTTGACGTTTGCCAAGGTACTGTCCAAATGCTCCTTCAGCAAGGCCTCATTACTTTCCTTCTCCGGACCCACCGATTGCGTGATCTCCTGTACACGGTTCAAGAACTTGTTCAAATTGTAGCCCGCAGCAGCATCAGAGACTTCTTGTGTGTAAGGGACACCCCTCAACTCCTTGACTCTTCTTTTGTGCACTTTGCCCTTTAAATGCGTTTTTAACGCTATAGCAGTCTCCATGTATTTGGCACAGTGTATGCAATAGTGCTGACCAAGGCCCGGTTTGGTTTCATCCAATGGCTGGTTCAGAAGCTTCTGTACTGATTCCTTGGTGGACAAATCGTTATAGATCAGGTCCAAGTCTCgtgttcttcttttagtCTTGTATCTCTTCACCGAATATCTACCCATGATGCGCTATTGTTTTATCTTCACTTGTCTGTGTGTTTAACTGCCTTTCAATTCACCTCATCTCATCTCCCGCTACTTTCCATATATAAAAGCAAAATTAATTTGCTTTTTCCCCTGTCagtataaaaaaattttccgcaggatatagaaaaaaaagaaatgaaattatAGTAGCGGTTATTTCCGTGGGGTGCTTTTTTACACCTGTACATCTTTTCCCTCcgtacattttttttatttttttttttggtttttttttttcgatatTTTTCCCTCCGAAACTAGTTAGCACAATAATGCTGACTAAGGAAACTTTTCATCTCAGAATTGATGGTCAGTTTGGTTTCTCTAGAGAATAGTTTATAAAAAGATGTTGATGTGGAGCAACCATTTATACATCCTTTCCGCAAGTGCTTTTGGAGTGGGACTTTCAAACTTTAAAGTACAGTATATCAAATAACTAATTCAAGATGGCTAGAAGACCAGCTAGATGTTACAGATACCAAAAGAACAAGCCTTACCCAAAGTCTAGATACAACAGAGCTGTTCCAGACTCCAAGATCAGAATCTACGATTTGGGTAAGAAGAAGGCTACCGTCGATGAATTCCCATTGTGTGTCCATTTGGTTTCCAACGAATTGGAACAATTGTCTTCTGAAGCTTTGGAAGCTGCTCGTATCTGTGCCAACAAGTACATGACTACTGTCTCCGGTAGAGATGCTTTCCACTTAAGAGTCAGAGTCCATCCTTTCCATGTCTTGAGAATCAACAAGATGTTGTCTTGTGCCGGTGCGGATAGATTGCAACAAGGTATGAGAGGTGCTTGGGGTAAGCCACACGGTTTGGCCGCTCGTGTCGACATTGGTCAAATTATCTTCTCTGTCAGAACCAAGGACAGCAACAAGGATGTTGTCGTTGAAGGTTTGAGAAGAGCCAGATACAAGTTCCCAGGTCAACAAAAGATTATTTTGTCTAAGAAGTGGGGTTTCACCAACTTGGACAGACCAGAATACTTGAAGAAGAGAGAAGCTGGTGAAGTCAAGGACGACGGTGCTTTCGTTAAGTTCTTGTCCAAGAAGGGttctttggaaaacaaCATCAGAGAATTCCCAGAATACTTTGCTGCTCAAGCTTAAGTTCTTTTCAAACATTTGAACTAActtaaaagagaaatttttttgatttaaaTTCTAGTTTATTAAACagtaaatatatttatacatTATTGTAATACATATAATTATGtgtttttttaaagttCAGCATGTTGGGTAGTGATATATCCTGAAGTCAATGGACACTGTTGCTTTTTGTATACCagcaggaaaaaaaaaagcctgAGCTGCAGTAACGAAGAATTGTTGAATGCGTCTAACAAGAAAGGGAGCAATCGATAACAGGGACGTGCGCCGCTAATGTCATTCAGATTATTCACGAGGACTTCTCAACGTCTCCCTCGCCTTAACTGGGTTAGTCCCATCAGGCGATACGCCAAACAACCTCAATACGATGAAGCAGAGTTGTTTGCAGAGAACATTAACCATGGCGCATAtaaagcaaagaaaaggcCATCAGACGAGCATTTCCAATGGCCTGAGAAGTCTCCTGATCAGATCACAAAGGAATCTGAACTCCAATGGGAAAGGATGGCGAAATTATCTGCTGTTGGGCAAGGGATCCTCATTCTCGTGGTAGTGGGTGGGTTGGGAACGGCCTACTTGCGTTGGCCAGAATTAAAATCCTGGTGGTTAATCAAGATGAATGGCGGTCGCATAAATGCAACGCAAGAGCAAAGTGGACAGGATTCGTTGGAAAAATTGATCAGACAAAAGGCCAAAAATCTATTAAGGGAGATTCCTCAAGTGCCTGCCTTTCAACTTGGAATAGATCATCCTGGTGTATACATATGGGGAAGGTGTCATTCTAAGGACTCATTGTTCCCTGTTAGAGTACCTAATTTGGATGGTCGTAAATTCAGAGATATCCTATTAGCTCCCTCTGACGATTTCAACACCAATTTTGCAATTGACGAGAAAGGCGATTTGATATCGTGGGATGATTTGGGACAAACAAAAACGATATTGCCAGATCAAGATTTGACCTCAATGAAGTATTCTAGTCACTTTTTGTACGCTTTGAATAAAAAGGGTGAAATATTGGTCATACCTATAAGAACGCCGGATCTGATAGCTTCGCAAGTATCATCAAGAAGGTCGAAATTGTTGCCATGGAAGACAAAACTAAGATATGATTGGAAATTACAAACAAATCAGATTTTCAACGGTAAGGAAGGAGAAAAACGTGTAGTACAATTTGACGCTGGTAGCCATCATCTGGTGTTGCTATCTAATTTAGGTAAGGCTTATTGCTGCGCGACGGGAAATGATCAAAAACAAGCTCAAGTATCCAAAGGACAATTCGGTATACCAACATTCTCACAATTCGATGAGTTTCCTCCCAATAATCAACTATTCGAAATTGAACTGCTGAACAAATTTAAGCATGAAGGAGAAGACGTTGTCCgcaaaagagaaattaaaaagatAGCTTGCGGGTCGTACCATACACTGGCAATAGATAAGACTGGTGAAATTTATGCCTTTGGCTGGAATAGGTTCGGCCAATTGGCACTACCTATTTCGTACAATCTAGAATATGTTTCTTTCCCAAGATCGGTAACGCATGCATTTAAACCGCATTTCCCGGGGATGACGAATTGGAAATGTGTGGATATTCATTGTGATGATGAAACATCGTTTGTGACCATTCGTAAGCCTGGCTCAACGTCAGACCATCATTATTTCGCGTTTGGTAATGGACTTTTTGGTGAATTGGGCAACAACACTTTCAAGAACTCGCAATGTGATCCCATAAAAATCAAGTCGGATGACAAGAAATTGACCAACTGGAGTTGCGGCTCTCATTGTGTGTTCACTGAAACTGAACAAGAAAACGAGGTCATTGCATGGGGTAATAACGACCATGGCCAACTAGGtattggaaagaaaactatGAAATGCGCTAAGCCAATGAACATTCCCGAAGTTCTCAAACCAGGACAAGACACGACAGATTTGGACTCAATTTATAACAGTAAATTACACTTAAAAAAGGAGCAACGTGTAGTCACCAATGGTAATAAAAGTTGCTTATACTGGCGGGTTTGAGAAACGAAAGAGCATAGAAGGAAAGTAGCGAGATTCGCGATGTTTTTTCAACCCTTATAATGATGCATGTATATATGGTAtgtttatttatatatagaaCTCACGGTTACTTCTATCTTAACCATTTCAACACATAATAAATACCTATGATCAAGAGAATTAACGCGATCCAAAAGACTAGTTTATCTTTGAACACCCGTTTATTGATAGAGGTGATAGTTTGTTCCGAAACACCCAATGTTCTTAGGCCATTTGACATTCTATCTTGTACCTTGgataaaattttgttttgttccACTATATTTTCGAATGATTGTTGGCCCATTTCTAGAATGTAATCTAATTGAGCGTTACCCCTTTCGAAAACAGACTGTTCCTTTTGTAGCCCTTGGTACAACGGTAGTCCCCCACCGTTGCTAGAGCCCTCTTTACCATTTGCACTCGCACCACCAACGTTCCTTTTATTCATGATGGTCTCTGATGTACTAAAGGGGTTATCGGAGTCCATAACATGCGATGCTCCTGAGCCAAACAACTGAGTTCTGGAATTATTTTCGTTGTAGGATTGTTTTAAATCCTTAAACTTGGCAGTAAAGTCGTGCAGATCCTGTGTTAAAGTTGCTAGTCGATTAGCGAACTTAGGATCAATTTCCTCTGCATTAGTATCTTCTTTATATCTGTTTAAATGTTCTGCATATTGCTTAACTGTTTTCTCCAGTGAGACCAGAGTTGCAGAGATGGACCCTTGTAAAGAAATAGGGGCGGTCACagaattcttttcaaaccTGGCCAACTCTTGTTgtagttgatttttttgcttcaCAGCATGGTTGTAAAGAGCGTTCTATTTGATGGTAGTAGCAAAATACCCTGTTAGTATTACATCTTGTTTTAGCAATAATGAGAAAAGATGCCTCCGGCGATCAAACATACCATTCCCCCCTCAAATCAATATGATTAAGTCACGATAATATCTGCACTATTGCCGTGTTTCCTTCTCCATCGACAGCGTCGATCCTGTCTATTATAGCCAGCACactgaaaatttcaatggCTGGCTTGTTGTTCGCGTCGCAACTTTTGatatttataaaaagaGAGAAGGCATATCCAAAGGATAAGGTATTGTCTTTGTAAATCAATCAACCAAACCTCTACGGAATTTTGACCCTTGAAGCAGGGACTATTACACGAAAATGACTCCTTCCACCCCACCAAGGTCCAGAGGGACTAGGTACCTTGCGCAGCCTAGTGGCAATACTAGTTCTAGTGCCCTAATGCAAGGTCAAAAGACCCCCCAAAAGCCTTCACAGAACCTAGTCCCTGTCACTCCCTCAACAACTAAGTCTTTTAAAAATGCGCCATTATTAGCACCTCCCAATTCGAACATGGGTATGACCTCTCCATTTAATGGGCTTACGTCTCCTCAACGCTCGCCGTTTCCAAAATCTTCAGTGAAGAGGACACTATTCCAATTTGAAAGTCATGATAATGGAACAGTAAGGGAAGAGCAGGAACCATTGGGTCGTGTAAATAGGATATTGTTTCCCACGCAGCAAAATGTGGATATAGATgcagcagaagaagaagaagaaggagaagTTCTTCTTCCCCCCAGCAGACCTACATCTGCCAGGCAGTTACATTTATCACTTGAAAGAGATGAGTTTGATCAGACACATAGAAAGAAGATTATTAAAGATGTACCTGGTACGCCCAGCGACAAGGTGATAACATTTGAATTggcaaaaaattggaaCAACAACTCTCCGAAAAATGACGCCAGGAGTCAAGAAAGTGAAGACGAGGAAgacatcatcatcaatcCAGTGCGGGTGGGTAAAAATCCCTTTGCATCAGATGAACTGGTCACTCAGGAAATTAGAAATGAACGTAAAAGGGCAATGTTGAGAGAAAACCCAGATATAGAAGACGTAATAACATATGTCAATAAGAAGGGAGAGGTGGTAGAGAAACGAAGGTTAAcggatgaagaaaagagaagatTCAAGCCAAAGGCATTGTTTCAATCTAGGGATCAAGAGcattgaagaaatgaaaaaaaaaagtttctgGAACgattatattttatttacttACTTATTCTACATTTATTTGCAAAGGGGCATTAACATCAACATTTTACATATTATAATATATACAGGATATTCTATATTACAACATTAACAGGatttttaacttttccTTACCGTATTCTTTTATTCTGGTTTTCTGTCTTCAGAATAATAGCATATTTCATTGTAGTATTTCGTCAAAGCGAGTTAGGGGAGGATGACTACAAGAAAGACAGCTTCCTCTCTTCAGCTTTTAGGGAAAATCACAGGAACAAAAGCTGGAACTaagcaaaagaagatgaattTCATTAATGGACTGATATGGttatatatgtgtgtgtGGATGGTACACGGAAAAGTGACGCAGAAGGATGAATTGAAATGGAATAAAGGATACTCGCTACCAAATTTGCTAGAAGTGACAGATCAGCAAAAAGAACTTTCACAATGGACTTTGGGTGACAAAGTAAAACTTGAAGAAGGGAGGTTTGTTTTAACTCCTGGAAAGAACACAAAGGGTTCACTTTGGTTGAAACCTGAATATTCAATAAAGGATGCAATGACAATAGAGTGGACGTTTAGAAGTTTCGGGTTCAGAGGCAGCACAAAGGGGGGTCTTGCATTTTGGCTGAAGCAAGGAAATGAGGGAGATAGTACCGAGTTATTTGGTGGAAGTTCGAAGAAGTTTAATGGtttgatgatattgttACGATTAGACGATAAGTTGGGAGAGAGCGTGACAGCGTATTTGAATGACGGAACAAAAGATCTTGATATTGAATCCTCACCGTACTTTGCGTCATGTCTGTTCCAATACCAGGATTCCATGGTACCATCAACATTAAGATTGACTTACAATCCACTAGATAATCACTTGTTAAAGTTGCAAATGGACAACAGAGTGTGTTTCCAGACAAGGAAAGTTAAATTTATGGGCAGCAGCCCATTTAGGATTGGAACAAGTGCTATCAACGATGCATCCAAAGAATCGTTtgaaatcttgaaaatgaagcTTTATGACGGAGTTATAGAGGATTCGCTAATTCCTAACGTGAATCCTATGGGACAACCCAGAGTGGTTACTAAAGTGATCAATTCTCAAACTGGTGAAGAGAGTTTCAGGGAAAAGATGCCATTTTCTGATAAGGAAGAAAGTATAACGAGTAACGAGCTTTTCGAAAAGATGAACAAGTTGGAGGGGAAAATCATGGCAAATGATATCGATCCATTACTCCGCAAGATGAACAAGATTGTGGAGAATGAACGTGAACTGATTCAACGTTTAAGACCACTGTTAGATCTGAAGAAAACAGCCATAAGTGACGATAGTTTCCAAGATTTTCTTTCGATGAACGCAAACCTGGACAGATTgataaaagaacaagaaaaaattcgaCAAGATGCCAAGCTGTATGGCAAGCAGACCAAAGGTCATGATGAgatattttccaaaataagTGTATGGTTGGCACTGCTGATTTTCATTATGATCACATTGGCGTACTACATGTTTAGAATTAACCAAGACATCAAGAAGGTCAAACTTCTGTAAGCTCTTGTGTCTTTGTTATATGGGTACAAGATATAAGAAACATAACTATTACATACGAAAATGTGCATGTTATCTATATCCTTCTTTATATAGATGCTGTtaacttctttttttttttttgggaaaATCAACTGTTAAACGCGACAGTAAAAGCAGCAAAACATTAATTTTGCTTCCAAGACGACAGTAATATGTCTCCTACAATACCAGTTTCGCTGCAGAAGGCACATCTATTACATTTACTGAGCATAACGGGCTGTACTAATCCAAGGAGGTTTACGGACCAGGGGAACTTTCCA
Above is a genomic segment from Saccharomyces cerevisiae S288C chromosome XII, complete sequence containing:
- the BOS1 gene encoding Bos1p (v-SNARE (vesicle specific SNAP receptor); localized to the endoplasmic reticulum membrane and necessary for vesicular transport from the ER to the Golgi; required for efficient nuclear fusion during mating) gives rise to the protein MNALYNHAVKQKNQLQQELARFEKNSVTAPISLQGSISATLVSLEKTVKQYAEHLNRYKEDTNAEEIDPKFANRLATLTQDLHDFTAKFKDLKQSYNENNSRTQLFGSGASHVMDSDNPFSTSETIMNKRNVGGASANGKEGSSNGGGLPLYQGLQKEQSVFERGNAQLDYILEMGQQSFENIVEQNKILSKVQDRMSNGLRTLGVSEQTITSINKRVFKDKLVFWIALILLIIGIYYVLKWLR
- the EMP46 gene encoding Emp46p (Integral membrane component of ER-derived COPII-coated vesicles; functions in ER to Golgi transport; EMP46 has a paralog, EMP47, that arose from the whole genome duplication), whose translation is MTTRKTASSLQLLGKITGTKAGTKQKKMNFINGLIWLYMCVWMVHGKVTQKDELKWNKGYSLPNLLEVTDQQKELSQWTLGDKVKLEEGRFVLTPGKNTKGSLWLKPEYSIKDAMTIEWTFRSFGFRGSTKGGLAFWLKQGNEGDSTELFGGSSKKFNGLMILLRLDDKLGESVTAYLNDGTKDLDIESSPYFASCLFQYQDSMVPSTLRLTYNPLDNHLLKLQMDNRVCFQTRKVKFMGSSPFRIGTSAINDASKESFEILKMKLYDGVIEDSLIPNVNPMGQPRVVTKVINSQTGEESFREKMPFSDKEESITSNELFEKMNKLEGKIMANDIDPLLRKMNKIVENERELIQRLRPLLDLKKTAISDDSFQDFLSMNANLDRLIKEQEKIRQDAKLYGKQTKGHDEIFSKISVWLALLIFIMITLAYYMFRINQDIKKVKLL
- the SIC1 gene encoding cyclin-dependent protein serine/threonine kinase inhibiting protein SIC1 (Cyclin-dependent kinase inhibitor (CKI); inhibitor of Cdc28-Clb kinase complexes that controls G1/S phase transition, preventing premature S phase and ensuring genomic integrity; phosphorylated by Clb5/6-Cdk1 and Cln1/2-Cdk1 kinase which regulate timing of Sic1p degradation; phosphorylation targets Sic1p for SCF(CDC4)-dependent turnover; functional homolog of mammalian Kip1) is translated as MTPSTPPRSRGTRYLAQPSGNTSSSALMQGQKTPQKPSQNLVPVTPSTTKSFKNAPLLAPPNSNMGMTSPFNGLTSPQRSPFPKSSVKRTLFQFESHDNGTVREEQEPLGRVNRILFPTQQNVDIDAAEEEEEGEVLLPPSRPTSARQLHLSLERDEFDQTHRKKIIKDVPGTPSDKVITFELAKNWNNNSPKNDARSQESEDEEDIIINPVRVGKNPFASDELVTQEIRNERKRAMLRENPDIEDVITYVNKKGEVVEKRRLTDEEKRRFKPKALFQSRDQEH